The DNA segment GGATCAGGCCGGCATTGCGCAGAACCTCGAAATGATGGGAGCGGGTCGCCTTGGATATCTCCAGCGGAACCTGGTTGCAGGCCATCGGACGCCCCTGATCGAGCAACTCCCTCAGAATTGAAAGTCGGCACGGATCGGAAAGCGCCTGCATCACCACTGGAAGGCTGATGGAGGTGAGATCCGGATGCTCATACACTTTCATGTCCGCCCCGAATATACATCGTCCATCAAGTTCGACAATCATCGAAGTTTTCTTTTTGACGGCTGGATGATTTCGCCTATGGTTCGACACAAATCGAACAAACCATGTCTGACCTCCTGACTCCCATCCAAATCGGCGCTTGGAACCTTCCGAACCGCGTGATCATGGCTCCCCTCACCCGCTGCCGCGCCAGCGCGGGCCGGGTGCCGAACGACCTGATGGCGGAATACTATACCCAGCGCGCCGGGTTCGGCCTCATCATTTCCGAGGCGACTTCCGTCACGCCGCAGGGTGTCGGTTATCCGGACACTCCCGGCATCTGGTCCGAGGAACAGGTGGCCGGCTGGAAGAAAGTGACGGATTCCGTCCACGCGGCGGGCGGCAGGATCATCCTCCAGCTCTGGCACGTGGGCCGGGTTTCCGACCCCATCTACCTCAACGGCGACCTCCCTGTCGCCCCCAGTGCCGTCCAGCCCGCCGGCCATGTCAGCCTGGTGCGTCCGGAGAAAGCCTTTGTCACCCCGCGCGCGCTGGAGTTGGAGGAGATCCCGGGCATCATCGAAGCCTACCGCAAGGGCGCGGAAAACGCAAAGCAAGCGGGCTTCGACGGCGTGGAGATCCATGGCGCCAACGGCTACCTGCTCGACCAGTTCCTCCAGGATTCCACCAACCGGCGGACCGACAGCTACGGCGGCTCCATCGGGAACCGGGCCCGGCTCATGCTGGAGGTCACCGACGCCGTGGTGTCCGTATGGGGGGCTGACCGGGTGGGAATGCATCTGGCCCCGCGCGCGGATGCCCATGACATGGGTGACTCCGACCGGCTCGCCACTTTCACCCACGTCGCCACGGAACTCGGGAAGCGTGGCATCGCCTTCATCTGCGCCCGGGAGGCGGAGGGGGCTGACAGCATCAGCCCGGCGCTGAAGGCCGCATTCGGTGGGCCTTATATCGCCAACGAAAAGTTCACCCGCGAATCCGCTGATGCCATCATCGCGTCCGGCACCGCCGATGCCGTGGCGTTCGGCGTACCTGCCATCGCCAATCCGGATCTGGTGGCACGATTTGCCGACGGCTCCCCTCTCAATCCACCGAATCCCGCGAGCTTCTACGGGAGTGGGCCGGAGGGCTACACCGACTATCCGGCGATGGCGTGACCTCAGTCCAGCTTCCGGGTCGGTCGTGGCGGGGCCGGCCCTCCGGCTGGCGGCGGTGGTGGATCCTCAAGGCGGTTGACACCGAAGTCGTCCAGAGGTGCGCTCAGGAAAGCATTCCCATCCACCTCCCAGCCGGCCGGGATCTGCTTCTCATCCGCGATCTGACGGGCCTTCAGGTAGGTGGCGAACCCGTTGGGGTGCACCTTGAAAATCAGCACGGGCTTCCGTGACTGGCGGTTCACGTAGTCCATCATCCGGTGGAAGCGCCCTCCGGGCTGGTCCATGTCCGCGCCGGAAGCATCACCGTTCTTCGGGTCGAACGTCACGCGGTAGGACAAACGGGTCCACGGCTTGTTGTAGGGGACGATGATCTTCTGGTTGCGGACCTTCATCTCCTGGGTTTCGAAGAACTTCACCACTTCCTCCTGGTCATAGATGTAGCGCGTCCGCGCGCCGGGCTGGCGGTCGCGCTCGGATTTGAGATCCTTTTTCTTCGCATCGAAAACCTTCATGACCATCGCCTTCGCCTCGATGGCGTCGACGAGGTGCGCCTGATCCTCCACGATGAAGCAGTAGAAAACATCCGCATTGTCCGGCACAGGACGGCTGTCCGGGATGCTCACCACGCTGGCGGCCTGCGGCTTCGCCCTGGGGGTTTGGTCGAGCAGCGCCTCCAGATCCCGGATTTTCGCCAGCCGTTCGTCCGTTTTCTTCTTTTCCCCGGCGGCTTCCTTTTCCTTTTCCTCCGCGAGTTTCTTCAGCTTGGCGAGTTCGAGCAGCTTCGCCTTGCTCTCCTCGATGGTCTTTTCGAGCAAGGAAAGGTCGGTGCGGACCTGCTCGAGCTTTTCAGGGGTGGGAGCCGGGGCTTCCAGCATCTCCTTTTCGATCTCCAGCTTCTTCGCGGTGTCCGCGAGGAGGAGCTTTGACTGGGCGACGGCCTCCGGAGTGGCGGGAGGCAGCTCGTCGAACATCTTGTTCACGGTATTCTCCACATCCACCTGGAGCAGCAGCAGGATCACGATGAGGACCGCCACCACGTTGGTGAGCGCGTCCATGAGCGAATCCATGCTCGTCTCCCCGTCTTCTGACTTTCTGCGTCCCATCGTGTCCTAGCGGTCAAAGCGGGAGAGGTCGATGTCCCCCTTGTTCGGAATTGGCAGTTTCGCGGTGCGCAGGCCGAACTGGTGTTCGGCCCAGCCCGCGGCGATATTGTAGGTTTCGTTCCCGTCATTCCGGAGCAGGAACAGAACCATGGATTTGCGGTCGGCCTTCGCCTCGTTGAGGAACTCCGCGAGGGCCGGCTCCGTGGTGATGGATGCCTTTGAGACCGACACTTTCGCGCCATCCTTCTTGCGGATGACGATGCCGGACGCCTCGCACTCGATGAAGCGGAGGTTCACATCCGCCGTCCCGATCCCCCGTGGCTGCACGACCACCGGCGGTGGTTTGGCGTTCGCGTCGATTTTCCGCTCCTCCAGTTCCTTGGTGAGCTCCACGATCTTCTGGTCGAGCGGCGGCCGCTCCTTGATCATGGCGGCGATCTGCTGGATCAACGCCTCGATCCGGCGCTGGAGCACGGCATCCGTCTCAGCCGGGTCCGGGCTTTTGGAACTGTCCAGTTCACGGCGCAGCACCACCCGTTTGTCCTCCAGCTCGCTGAGTTCCACGGTGGCCGCACCTTTCTCCTTCAGTTCCTCACGGATCTTCGCGATTTCCTCCCGCTTCTTCTCGACCTCTTTCTTGATCTTCTGGTTCTCCAGAGCGAGCGCGATCTCCTCCTGATTCTGCCCGCGCTCCATCGCCTTGATGTCGCTGATGATCTTGATCATCAGCGTCAGCAGGCCGATCAGACAGCAGAGGATGCTGAGGAATGGAAAGAGCGAGACCCCCCCGCCCGATGACTTGCGCCTGCCCATGTCCGGTCAGCGGCCGAAGAGCCCTTTCTTTTTCACGACGATGGTCTCGCCGCCCAGTTTCCGCAGCGTCTCGTCCAACGAGGCGATGCCTTTCCCGAGTGTCTCCAGGTAGTGGCTCATCTCCACCGTAGGCTTGGTGAGCGTCTCCCGTGTCTCCGTGGTCAGCCGGTTGATGGACTGGATGAACGCGCCCTCCACGTGGGTCTGGTGGGTGTCGAGCCGCTTCTGGAGCGTATCCCCCGCCTGGGTGAGCATGGACGTCGCCTGGTTCAGGTTCACCAGGAAGGTTTCGTGCGCCTTCATCAACGAGGCCGCGAAGGAAGGCAGGCTCTCCGCATCGGAGAAAAGCTGGTCCGCGCCGGTGTTGCGGGAGTCGTTCAGGCGGGGCAGCAGTTTCTCCGCGCAGAACGCATCGATGAGGGTGAGGGTTTCCTCTTCCTCCTTCTGCATCGCCGCCATCGGGAAGGAAAGGATCATCGACAGAACGAGGCCGAGCAAGGTGGTGTCGAACGCGACCCCAAGACCGCCCGTGAGGTTGTTGATGGACGCCTTGAGCGCTTCCGGATCCGTTCCGCCCGCGGAAAGGGAACTGACCGCAACCGACAGACCCTGCACCGTTCCGATGAAACCGAGGATGGGGATCGCCCACAGGAACACCTTCAGCATGGTGTAGGATCCCGTGATGCGGTTGGCGTCGATGTCGGACTGGGCATTCAGGATGACCGTGACCTCGCCGTTGTCATTGCGCTTCTCGAAAAGCTCCAATCCCTTGCGGATGCGGTTCACCATCAGGCTGTCCCTGAGCTGCATGGGCAGCTTGTAGATGTGGTCCACGAATTCCGGAACGGTTTCCGCGTTGATCTCCGCCCCCAGGGACGAAGGAACCACATCCAGGAGCATCGCGTTCCGCTGGTGCTTGGACTTCCTCCATTTCAGGGTGAGGATCACCATCCCCCAGAAGAAGAGGAACACCTCCGCGTAGTTCACCCACCCCCGCTGGAGGAAAATATCCGACCACGCCTTTCCCTTGAATGGGATCAGAAGCACCAGGAACACAGCGGTGATCGCCACACCGATGCCCAGGCTGAGGAGGAAATTGACGTTCGCATGGTCTTCCTCATCCCAGCCACCCCTGAGCTTCTTGCGTGCCTTTCCGGAGGCGGTGACGGCTCCCATCTTCGGGACATTCGGGATCTGGAAGTTCTGGCTGCAGGAAGGACAGGCAACCACCTGCCCTGCGTTCTCGTCTTCCGAAGTCATGTTGATGCCGCAATGGGGGCATTGGAATTCCATCGTTCTATGTCTTGGGTTGGATTGGGGCCGTCCGCGCGGGTTAGCTACGCAAATGGCCCTCCAACCTGAACCTCCCGGCGGGATGCGCAAGAAATCTCGTCCAAAAAAGCAACCGGCTCCTCGACTCATCGCCAAAGGCTGTTAAATTCGACCGTCGCAAACTTCCCATCACCATGCCATCCGCCATCGCCTACGCCTCCAAATCCCCGACTGACACGCTCAAACCGTTCAATTTCGAACGCCGGGATCCCACCGCGCGGGATGTCGAAATCGAAATTCTCTTCTGCGGGGTCTGCCACTCCGACCTGCATACGGCACGCAACGAATGGCAGAATACCGTGTACCCCTGTGTCCCCGGCCATGAGATCGTCGGCCGCGTGACGCGTGTCGGAAGCCATGTCAGCAAATTCAAGGTCGGCGACCTCGCCGCCGTCGGCTGCATGGTGGATTCCTGCCAGGAATGTCCCAACTGCAGCCAGCACATGGAGCAGTTCTGTGAAAAGGGCGCCATCTTCACCTACAACGCGCCGGACAAGCATACGGACGGCGGCCATACGTTCGGGGGATACTCCAACAGCGTTACGGTCGATGAAGCCTTCGTTCTGAGCGTCCCGGAAAATCTCGACCTGGCTGCCACCGCCCCCCTCCTCTGCGCGGGCATCACCACCTATTCCCCGATCAAGCGCTGGGGCATCAAAAAGGGCGACAAGGTGGGCGTCGTGGGTCTCGGCGGCCTCGGCCACATGGCGCTCAAGTTCGCCCATGCCTTCGGAGCCAAGGTCGTCCTGTTCACCACCTCTCCCGGCAAAGCGGACGACGCGAAGCGGCTGGGAGCGGATGAGGTGGTGATCTCGAAGAACGAGAACGAGATGAACGCCCACCTCGGCAGCTTCGACTTCATCATCGACTGCGTCTCCGCGGAGCACGACATCAACATCTACCTGAACCTCCTCAAGATCGACGGCACCCTCACCCTCGTCGGTGCCCCAGAGAAGCCGCTCCCGGTTTCTTCCTTCAGCCTCATCTTCGGCAGGAAGATCCTCACCGGATCACTCATCGGCGGGATCAAGGAAACACAGGAAATGCTGGATTTCTGTGGCGAACACAACATCACCTCGGACATCGAGATGATCGACATCGACTATGTCAACACGGCCTACGACCGGCTGCTGAAAAGCGACGTGAAGTACCGCTTCGTCATCGACATGAAGTCGCTGCGGAAGTGAGGTCCTTGCGATCCCACGATGGTTCTGCTAGAGCCCGGGGCTGATGAAAGTCGCCCCGGGTTTTCTTTTTCTCGCACCCATCCTCGCCACGGGCTGCGGGCCGGCCGGCATGGGGAGCGCCATCGTGCGCCAGAGCGGACCGCGGCTCCCGGAAACCAAGCCCGGGGTGAATGACGCCAGCCGGATGACCACCAACCGTCCAGGCCCCATCTTCCGGCCTTCCGGGGATCAGGCCACCGCCACGGCGGAAATCTCCGCACTGGTCCGCAGCGGGGCGAAGGTCTCCATCAGTGGCGCCCGGCACTCGATGGGCGGCCACACGTTTTCCGAAGGCGCGACGGTCATCGACATGCACACGGTCGATTCCCTCAGTCTCGATGAAAGCCGGAACATCCTGACCGCCGGGGCGGGGGCGGAGTGGCATGAGATCATCGCGTTCCTCGAAAAGCACGGCCGTTCCGTTTCCGTGATGCAGTCGAACAACGACTTCACCGTCGGTGGCAGCATCTCGGTGAACTGCCATGGCTGGCAGAACGATTCCCAGCCGATCGCAAGCACCGTGGAGTCCTTCACGATCATCACCGCGGACGGGGCCGTGCGCCGATGCAGCCGTCGGCGGAACCCGGAACTGTTTTCACTGGTGCTCGGCGGCTACGGTCTTTTCGGCGTGATCACCGAGGTGGATCTGAGGGTGGTGCCGGACGCCATCTACCGGGCGCGCGCGGAGATCATCCCGACCCGCGACTACCTCACCACCTACCGGAAACTCACCAAGGGAGGGAATGCCGGCATGGCCTACGGGCGCATCAGCCCCACGCCGGATCATTTCCTCTCCGAAGCGATCATCACCGTGCTGGAGCATACCGATGCCAGCGCCCCCAACCCCCCGCTGCTGCCGCGAACCAAAGCCGCGCTGTCGCGCATGGTTTTCCGTGGCGGAGGAGGAAGCTGCTTCGGAAAGAACTTCCGCTGGGCGATGGAAAAGCGTTTCGGGGAAACCGGCGGCGGCCTCCACCGGCGGAACAGGATTCTGGATGAACCTTCCCGGCTTTACTCGAACCGTGACCGCTCGCAGGCCGAGATCCTGCACGAATATTTCGTCCCCGTGGGAAATCTGGAGGCGTTCCTCACGCGGGCGCGGAAGATCCTTCCGGAGTATCCGGAAATGAATCTTCTCAATATCACTGTCCGCAATGTGGAACGGGATGAAGACAGCTTCCTCCGCTATGCGGGGAAGGAGGTCTTCGGCCTGGTGATGCTCTTCAACCACCGGAGGAACGCGGAGGCGGACACCACGATGGCGGCACTCACCCAAGAACTCATCGACGCGGCGCTCGTCTGTGGCGGCACCTACTACCTGCCCTACCGTCCGCACGCCACGCCCGCCCAATTTCTCCGGAGCTATCCCCAGGCTCGCCGCTTCGCCGCACTGAAACGGAAATACGATCCCAAGCAGGTCTTCACGAACCGCTTCTGGGAAACCTACCTGGCGGGACTGGCTTCACCCTGAACACCGGGCCTCCCTCCGCCCGCTGGGACCTGCGATCCGCGGAGATCACTCCACGGATCCAAACCGGGTCCACCCAGATGGCCCCGGCACGGTAGGCATGCACCCACTGGATCCCCGGCAAGCCGAGGCCGAACGCGCCTCCCGTCGAGGTGACACCCACCAGTGTGCCTGCCCCGTTCATCACCGGTCCGCCGCTGTCGCCCTGGATGAG comes from the Luteolibacter sp. SL250 genome and includes:
- a CDS encoding helix-turn-helix domain-containing protein → MKVYEHPDLTSISLPVVMQALSDPCRLSILRELLDQGRPMACNQVPLEISKATRSHHFEVLRNAGLIRTEVEGTKCMTSLRKEEVEGRFPGLLELVSSSEADSES
- a CDS encoding alkene reductase, whose translation is MSDLLTPIQIGAWNLPNRVIMAPLTRCRASAGRVPNDLMAEYYTQRAGFGLIISEATSVTPQGVGYPDTPGIWSEEQVAGWKKVTDSVHAAGGRIILQLWHVGRVSDPIYLNGDLPVAPSAVQPAGHVSLVRPEKAFVTPRALELEEIPGIIEAYRKGAENAKQAGFDGVEIHGANGYLLDQFLQDSTNRRTDSYGGSIGNRARLMLEVTDAVVSVWGADRVGMHLAPRADAHDMGDSDRLATFTHVATELGKRGIAFICAREAEGADSISPALKAAFGGPYIANEKFTRESADAIIASGTADAVAFGVPAIANPDLVARFADGSPLNPPNPASFYGSGPEGYTDYPAMA
- a CDS encoding MotA/TolQ/ExbB proton channel family protein, with translation MEFQCPHCGINMTSEDENAGQVVACPSCSQNFQIPNVPKMGAVTASGKARKKLRGGWDEEDHANVNFLLSLGIGVAITAVFLVLLIPFKGKAWSDIFLQRGWVNYAEVFLFFWGMVILTLKWRKSKHQRNAMLLDVVPSSLGAEINAETVPEFVDHIYKLPMQLRDSLMVNRIRKGLELFEKRNDNGEVTVILNAQSDIDANRITGSYTMLKVFLWAIPILGFIGTVQGLSVAVSSLSAGGTDPEALKASINNLTGGLGVAFDTTLLGLVLSMILSFPMAAMQKEEEETLTLIDAFCAEKLLPRLNDSRNTGADQLFSDAESLPSFAASLMKAHETFLVNLNQATSMLTQAGDTLQKRLDTHQTHVEGAFIQSINRLTTETRETLTKPTVEMSHYLETLGKGIASLDETLRKLGGETIVVKKKGLFGR
- a CDS encoding NAD(P)-dependent alcohol dehydrogenase, which translates into the protein MPSAIAYASKSPTDTLKPFNFERRDPTARDVEIEILFCGVCHSDLHTARNEWQNTVYPCVPGHEIVGRVTRVGSHVSKFKVGDLAAVGCMVDSCQECPNCSQHMEQFCEKGAIFTYNAPDKHTDGGHTFGGYSNSVTVDEAFVLSVPENLDLAATAPLLCAGITTYSPIKRWGIKKGDKVGVVGLGGLGHMALKFAHAFGAKVVLFTTSPGKADDAKRLGADEVVISKNENEMNAHLGSFDFIIDCVSAEHDINIYLNLLKIDGTLTLVGAPEKPLPVSSFSLIFGRKILTGSLIGGIKETQEMLDFCGEHNITSDIEMIDIDYVNTAYDRLLKSDVKYRFVIDMKSLRK
- a CDS encoding FAD-binding oxidoreductase — protein: MKVAPGFLFLAPILATGCGPAGMGSAIVRQSGPRLPETKPGVNDASRMTTNRPGPIFRPSGDQATATAEISALVRSGAKVSISGARHSMGGHTFSEGATVIDMHTVDSLSLDESRNILTAGAGAEWHEIIAFLEKHGRSVSVMQSNNDFTVGGSISVNCHGWQNDSQPIASTVESFTIITADGAVRRCSRRRNPELFSLVLGGYGLFGVITEVDLRVVPDAIYRARAEIIPTRDYLTTYRKLTKGGNAGMAYGRISPTPDHFLSEAIITVLEHTDASAPNPPLLPRTKAALSRMVFRGGGGSCFGKNFRWAMEKRFGETGGGLHRRNRILDEPSRLYSNRDRSQAEILHEYFVPVGNLEAFLTRARKILPEYPEMNLLNITVRNVERDEDSFLRYAGKEVFGLVMLFNHRRNAEADTTMAALTQELIDAALVCGGTYYLPYRPHATPAQFLRSYPQARRFAALKRKYDPKQVFTNRFWETYLAGLASP